From Halalkalicoccus sp. CG83, one genomic window encodes:
- a CDS encoding FAD-dependent oxidoreductase encodes MEKTEVTIEAVREVGPDTVAVDLETPEEFDARPGQFVKLETEVEGEHVSRFYTLSSPDVEGGFEITIGIDPEGTLGPWIADDDREGETVTVEGPYGSAYYEDESELLILAGGPGVGPAVGIGERAVEDGGDVTVVYCDDEPVHEDRLEALREAGATVVVTDELADHVASYYDGQQVFVYGFGEFVTDALDALEGAGGDPDGAKVENFG; translated from the coding sequence ATGGAGAAAACCGAGGTCACGATCGAGGCCGTCCGTGAGGTCGGCCCCGACACCGTCGCCGTCGATCTCGAGACGCCCGAGGAGTTCGACGCCCGGCCCGGCCAGTTCGTCAAGCTCGAGACCGAGGTCGAGGGCGAGCACGTCTCGCGATTCTACACCCTCTCCTCGCCCGACGTCGAGGGAGGCTTCGAGATCACCATCGGAATCGACCCCGAGGGGACGCTCGGGCCGTGGATCGCCGACGACGACCGCGAGGGCGAGACGGTCACCGTCGAGGGGCCCTACGGCAGCGCCTACTACGAGGACGAGTCCGAACTGCTGATCCTCGCGGGCGGCCCCGGCGTCGGTCCCGCGGTCGGCATCGGCGAACGCGCCGTCGAGGACGGCGGCGACGTGACGGTCGTCTACTGCGACGACGAGCCCGTCCACGAGGATCGGCTGGAGGCGCTTCGCGAGGCCGGCGCGACGGTCGTCGTCACCGACGAGCTCGCGGACCACGTCGCGAGCTACTACGACGGCCAGCAGGTGTTCGTCTACGGCTTCGGCGAGTTCGTCACCGATGCGCTCGACGCGCTCGAGGGGGCCGGCGGCGACCCGGACGGCGCGAAGGTCGAGAACTTCGGATAG
- a CDS encoding methyltransferase family protein codes for MATPSKGRWRWANVPIPEPHVFGLFVSVALHTYRPWRITDRREPARTIGWSVVGASVPCLAWAVRTAGDADVEEPAALLTGGPYAFSRNPMYVAWTALYVGIALLSNSLWPFVLSPAVLAATHGIVRREERLLARAFGDEYRTYRRDVPRYL; via the coding sequence ATGGCGACCCCCTCGAAAGGGCGATGGCGATGGGCGAACGTCCCGATCCCCGAACCGCACGTGTTCGGACTGTTCGTGAGCGTGGCGCTCCACACGTACAGGCCGTGGCGAATCACCGACCGCCGGGAACCCGCTCGAACCATCGGCTGGTCGGTAGTCGGAGCCAGCGTGCCGTGTCTGGCGTGGGCGGTACGAACGGCCGGCGACGCCGACGTCGAGGAGCCGGCCGCTCTCCTCACCGGCGGACCGTACGCGTTCAGCCGAAACCCGATGTACGTCGCGTGGACGGCGCTGTACGTGGGTATCGCGCTGCTCTCGAACTCCCTGTGGCCGTTCGTCCTCTCGCCCGCCGTGCTGGCCGCTACCCACGGTATCGTCCGACGGGAAGAACGCTTGTTGGCCCGCGCGTTCGGCGACGAGTATCGCACCTATCGGCGTGACGTTCCTCGATACCTGTGA
- a CDS encoding alpha-ketoacid dehydrogenase subunit beta, translating to MANELRMVEAVRTALGEELARDESVVVYGQDVAVNGGVFRATQGLVEGYPDRVYDAPVAESGIVGLGVGLAAHGMRPVAEIQFSGFMHQAYHQLQQHAARLRSRSRGSYECPMTIRSPYGGGIRALEHHSESFEAGYAHTPGLKVVVPSTPADTKGLLTSSIRDPDPVVFLEPTRLYRAFREPVPEDDHTVPLGEARVVEEGDDITVVAWGAMVREATRAAERVDASVEVIDPRTIFPLDSETILESVRKTGRCVVVHEAPQTAGMAAEIIARINDEALYYLEAPVERVTGYDVPFPLFAREEEYLPDEDRVAAGIERALSA from the coding sequence ATGGCGAATGAGCTGCGGATGGTGGAGGCGGTCCGGACCGCGCTCGGCGAGGAGCTGGCACGCGACGAGTCGGTCGTCGTCTACGGACAGGACGTCGCGGTCAACGGCGGCGTCTTCAGGGCGACCCAGGGACTCGTCGAGGGCTACCCCGACCGCGTGTACGACGCGCCGGTCGCCGAGTCCGGGATCGTCGGGCTGGGCGTCGGACTGGCGGCCCACGGGATGCGGCCGGTCGCCGAGATCCAGTTCTCGGGGTTCATGCACCAGGCGTACCACCAACTCCAGCAGCACGCCGCGCGCCTGCGGAGTCGATCACGCGGAAGCTACGAGTGTCCGATGACGATCCGTTCGCCGTACGGCGGCGGGATCCGCGCGCTCGAACACCACTCCGAGAGCTTCGAGGCGGGCTACGCCCACACGCCCGGACTGAAGGTGGTCGTCCCCTCGACGCCCGCCGACACGAAGGGGCTTCTCACCAGCTCGATCCGCGACCCCGATCCGGTCGTCTTCCTCGAACCGACGCGGCTCTATCGCGCGTTCCGCGAACCCGTTCCGGAGGACGATCACACCGTGCCGCTGGGCGAGGCCCGCGTCGTCGAGGAGGGCGACGATATCACCGTCGTCGCCTGGGGCGCGATGGTGCGCGAGGCGACCCGTGCGGCCGAACGCGTCGACGCGAGCGTCGAGGTGATCGACCCGCGGACGATCTTCCCGCTCGACTCGGAGACGATCCTCGAGTCGGTGCGAAAGACCGGCCGGTGTGTCGTCGTCCACGAGGCGCCGCAAACGGCGGGGATGGCCGCGGAGATAATCGCCCGGATCAACGACGAGGCGCTCTACTACCTCGAGGCGCCCGTCGAGCGGGTGACGGGCTACGACGTGCCGTTCCCCCTGTTCGCCCGCGAGGAGGAGTACCTGCCCGACGAGGATCGCGTCGCCGCCGGCATCGAGCGCGCCCTCTCGGCGTAG
- a CDS encoding CPBP family glutamic-type intramembrane protease has translation MDPGRLRARLRLAWIHRSILVAAVVLVIWVNWRTDGLTERVVRDTLLYLFVPLALGLVHGRHIGWRIDRLAVRNTLLLSAFVLPFYLVGSTLPTVRTYYPIWETTPELGAFVPHAIQLFVLALATETYFRGLLCVGVRDLGPKCVFISPIVYAALHLNKPPVELVLSGPTDVLFGAVDYHADSILPSTVAHGGGLVLLDWLVLHDPIVSSESVVGWLSWIPLPL, from the coding sequence ATGGATCCGGGGCGACTCCGAGCCCGGCTCCGGCTCGCCTGGATCCATCGATCGATTCTGGTCGCCGCAGTCGTACTGGTCATCTGGGTGAACTGGCGGACCGACGGTCTCACCGAACGGGTCGTCCGCGACACGCTGTTGTATCTGTTCGTCCCGCTCGCGCTGGGGCTGGTCCACGGTCGACACATCGGCTGGCGGATCGACCGCCTCGCGGTGCGAAACACCCTCTTGCTGTCGGCGTTCGTCCTCCCGTTCTACCTCGTTGGCTCGACGCTGCCGACGGTGAGGACCTACTATCCGATCTGGGAGACCACGCCCGAACTCGGCGCGTTCGTCCCCCACGCGATCCAGTTGTTCGTGCTCGCGCTCGCCACCGAGACCTACTTCCGCGGACTGCTCTGTGTGGGCGTGCGGGACCTCGGACCCAAGTGCGTGTTCATCAGCCCCATCGTCTACGCGGCGCTGCACCTGAACAAGCCGCCGGTCGAACTCGTCCTCTCGGGACCGACCGACGTGCTGTTCGGCGCGGTCGACTACCACGCCGACTCGATCCTCCCCTCGACGGTCGCCCACGGGGGCGGGCTGGTGTTGCTCGACTGGCTCGTGCTCCACGATCCGATCGTCTCGTCCGAGTCGGTCGTGGGGTGGCTGTCGTGGATACCGCTCCCGCTGTAG
- a CDS encoding DUF5789 family protein has product MSDDDDQQEEEEEPLVELGESVSVEGVPLAQVASRLAYPQQQSEVSRKEGETVVRTPDGPKRVDELLEAVENPYFQSRQEFVNAVRDVTGTGPVPTAE; this is encoded by the coding sequence ATGAGCGACGACGACGACCAGCAAGAAGAGGAGGAGGAGCCGCTCGTCGAACTCGGCGAGTCGGTCTCCGTCGAGGGCGTGCCGCTCGCGCAGGTCGCCTCCCGGCTCGCCTATCCCCAGCAGCAGAGCGAGGTCAGCCGCAAGGAGGGCGAGACCGTCGTCCGGACGCCCGACGGACCGAAACGCGTCGACGAACTGCTCGAGGCGGTCGAGAACCCCTACTTCCAGAGCCGCCAGGAGTTCGTCAACGCGGTCCGCGACGTGACCGGCACCGGGCCGGTTCCGACCGCGGAGTGA
- the mce gene encoding methylmalonyl-CoA epimerase, with amino-acid sequence MYFDHAGIATDDADALAELFGDLFDTAVVHEEEFDGMTVRFLDLGNGYFELLESHEGGPIATYLERNGPGIHHLALATDDVESALEDAREAGVDLIDEEPRPGAWGHEVAFLHPGSTGGVLIEFVQHG; translated from the coding sequence ATGTACTTCGATCACGCCGGGATCGCGACCGACGACGCGGACGCGCTCGCGGAGCTGTTCGGGGACCTGTTCGACACAGCCGTCGTCCACGAAGAGGAGTTCGACGGCATGACCGTCCGGTTTCTCGATCTCGGGAACGGCTACTTCGAGCTGCTCGAGTCACACGAGGGTGGACCGATCGCGACGTATCTCGAGCGAAACGGACCGGGCATCCACCACCTCGCGCTCGCGACCGACGACGTCGAGAGTGCGCTCGAGGACGCCCGCGAGGCGGGCGTGGACCTCATCGACGAGGAGCCCCGTCCCGGCGCGTGGGGCCACGAGGTCGCCTTCCTCCATCCGGGATCGACCGGCGGCGTCCTGATCGAGTTCGTCCAGCACGGCTGA
- a CDS encoding acyl-CoA mutase large subunit family protein gives MFDQDELATIREEKERWEEETRGPTVERFGERKEEFTTDTAGHEIQPLYTPDDVADLDYDEDLGFPGEDPYTRGVYSTMHRGRLWTMRQYAGMGTPVETNERYRYLMDQGQTGLSMAFDLPTQMGYDSDADMAAGEVGKSGVAIDSLRDMETVFDGIPLDEVSTSMTINAPASVLLAMYVAVGDEQGVPREELRGTVQNDLLKEYIARNTYIYPPEPSMRIVTDIFEFCAEEVPNFNTISISGYHIREAGASAAQELAFTLGNGIEYVEAALDAGQEVEEFAPQLSFFFNAHNDIFEEVAKFRAARRMWAKIMEERFDAEDEKAKQLKFHTQTAGSTLTAQQVENNVVRVAYQALAGVLGGTQSLHTNGKDEALALPTEKSVRTALRTQQILAHESGAADTIDPLAGSYYVEALTDDIEEEAFEIIREVDDRGGMLQAVEDQWVQRQIQDVAFERQREIEEGERVIVGVNEYEVDEEPEMDIEEVTEEDQQRQIDGLETVRAQRDEETAEAALAALEEAASGEENVMPHIVDAVKAEATIGEICDVLRDVFGEYRPGSAL, from the coding sequence ATGTTCGATCAGGACGAACTCGCGACCATCCGCGAGGAGAAGGAACGCTGGGAGGAGGAGACCCGCGGACCGACCGTCGAGCGCTTCGGCGAGCGAAAGGAGGAGTTCACCACCGACACCGCCGGCCACGAGATCCAGCCGCTCTACACGCCCGACGACGTCGCGGACCTCGACTACGACGAGGACCTCGGCTTCCCCGGAGAGGACCCGTACACGAGAGGGGTCTACTCGACGATGCACCGCGGTCGGCTGTGGACGATGCGCCAGTACGCGGGGATGGGCACTCCCGTCGAGACCAACGAGCGCTACCGATACCTCATGGATCAGGGCCAGACCGGCCTCTCGATGGCGTTCGACCTCCCCACGCAGATGGGCTACGACTCCGACGCCGACATGGCCGCCGGCGAGGTCGGCAAGTCCGGCGTCGCCATCGACTCCCTGCGGGACATGGAGACCGTCTTCGACGGCATCCCGCTCGACGAGGTCTCCACGTCGATGACGATCAACGCCCCCGCGAGCGTCCTGCTCGCGATGTACGTCGCGGTCGGCGACGAGCAGGGCGTCCCCCGCGAGGAGCTCAGGGGGACGGTCCAGAACGACCTGCTGAAGGAGTACATCGCGCGAAACACCTACATCTACCCGCCGGAACCTTCCATGCGGATCGTCACGGACATCTTCGAGTTCTGTGCCGAGGAGGTGCCCAACTTCAACACGATCTCGATCTCGGGCTATCACATCCGCGAGGCCGGCGCAAGCGCGGCCCAGGAGCTCGCCTTCACCCTCGGAAACGGCATCGAATACGTCGAGGCCGCGCTCGACGCGGGCCAGGAGGTCGAGGAGTTCGCCCCGCAGCTCTCCTTCTTCTTCAACGCCCACAACGACATCTTCGAGGAGGTCGCGAAGTTCCGTGCCGCACGTCGAATGTGGGCGAAGATCATGGAGGAGCGATTCGACGCCGAGGACGAGAAGGCCAAACAGCTGAAGTTCCACACCCAGACGGCGGGCTCGACGCTCACCGCCCAGCAGGTCGAGAACAACGTCGTCCGCGTCGCCTACCAGGCGCTCGCGGGCGTCCTCGGCGGGACCCAGAGCCTCCACACCAACGGCAAGGACGAGGCGCTCGCGCTTCCCACGGAGAAGTCGGTTCGAACGGCGCTTCGCACCCAGCAGATCCTCGCCCACGAGTCGGGGGCGGCCGACACGATCGATCCGCTCGCGGGCAGCTACTACGTCGAGGCGCTCACCGACGACATCGAGGAGGAGGCGTTCGAGATCATCCGCGAGGTCGACGACCGTGGCGGGATGCTCCAGGCCGTCGAGGACCAGTGGGTCCAGCGCCAGATCCAGGACGTCGCCTTCGAGCGCCAGCGCGAGATCGAGGAGGGCGAGCGGGTCATCGTCGGCGTCAACGAGTACGAGGTCGACGAGGAGCCCGAGATGGACATCGAGGAGGTCACCGAGGAGGACCAGCAGCGCCAGATCGACGGCCTCGAGACCGTCCGCGCCCAGCGCGACGAGGAGACCGCCGAGGCCGCGCTGGCCGCCCTGGAGGAAGCCGCGAGCGGCGAGGAGAACGTCATGCCCCACATCGTCGACGCCGTGAAGGCCGAGGCGACCATCGGCGAGATCTGTGACGTCCTCCGTGACGTCTTCGGCGAGTACCGTCCCGGAAGCGCCCTGTAA
- the pdhA gene encoding pyruvate dehydrogenase (acetyl-transferring) E1 component subunit alpha, whose product MPSERAAEFTINHVQVLDREGNVDEELDPDLSEERLLELYRGMKRARRLDERAIALQRRGESGTIAPALGQEAAQVGSAVALAEDDWMVPSFRENAAYLARGTPPHALLWYAMGMEEGAEIPDGQNDLPPSIAVGSQAIHAAGLGWAQAIKGEEHATIGYFGDGATSEGDVYEGMNCAGVYDAHTVFFCQNNQYAISVPREKQTRAETIAQKAIAAGITGVQVDGNDVLGVHRVVEEALEMARKGEPVLVEAMTYRQSMHTTADDPSVYREREEEEGWEERDPIDRFETYLEGRGILDDETREEIEEAIEEELAEAVERAQEGREEIDPAEMFDHVFSELPPELESQRAAFGGEENGE is encoded by the coding sequence ATGCCAAGCGAACGGGCCGCCGAGTTCACCATCAACCACGTGCAGGTGCTGGACCGTGAGGGGAACGTCGACGAGGAGCTCGATCCCGATCTATCGGAGGAACGGCTGCTCGAGCTCTACCGGGGAATGAAGCGCGCCCGCAGGCTCGACGAGCGTGCGATCGCACTCCAGCGCCGCGGCGAGAGCGGCACGATCGCCCCCGCACTGGGCCAGGAGGCCGCCCAGGTGGGAAGCGCCGTGGCGCTCGCCGAGGACGACTGGATGGTGCCGTCGTTCCGCGAGAACGCCGCGTATCTCGCGCGCGGAACGCCGCCGCACGCACTGCTGTGGTACGCGATGGGGATGGAGGAGGGCGCGGAGATCCCCGACGGACAGAACGACCTCCCGCCGTCGATCGCCGTCGGCTCGCAGGCGATCCACGCCGCCGGGCTCGGCTGGGCACAGGCGATCAAGGGAGAGGAACACGCCACCATCGGCTACTTCGGCGACGGCGCGACCAGCGAGGGCGACGTCTACGAGGGGATGAACTGCGCCGGCGTCTACGACGCCCACACCGTCTTCTTCTGTCAGAACAACCAGTACGCGATCTCGGTTCCTCGCGAGAAACAGACCCGTGCCGAGACGATCGCCCAGAAGGCGATCGCCGCCGGGATCACGGGGGTACAGGTCGACGGCAACGACGTCCTCGGCGTCCATCGGGTGGTGGAGGAGGCCCTCGAGATGGCGCGGAAGGGCGAGCCGGTGCTCGTCGAGGCGATGACCTACCGTCAGTCGATGCACACGACCGCGGACGACCCCTCAGTCTATCGCGAACGCGAGGAGGAGGAGGGATGGGAGGAACGGGACCCGATCGACCGCTTCGAGACGTATCTCGAGGGGCGTGGGATTCTCGACGACGAGACCAGAGAGGAGATCGAGGAGGCCATCGAGGAGGAGCTGGCCGAGGCGGTCGAGCGGGCACAGGAGGGACGCGAGGAGATCGATCCCGCGGAGATGTTCGATCACGTCTTCTCGGAGCTTCCGCCGGAGCTCGAGTCCCAGCGCGCGGCCTTCGGGGGTGAGGAGAATGGCGAATGA
- a CDS encoding GNAT family N-acetyltransferase, producing MYVRDAKNREEVWLLDQIERLELDETAFRSRDYVVALDEDSGEKAGFGRIRIHKTDDGDVCELTSIGVLERWRGQGVGAHVIERLIDHAGDQGFETVYTLVGVPNYLVQFGFEPIEREELPDVLEARLETKRETIEPEAIPMALDAEEFEMPDRFREAFKQASPTATEEEAAREEVDPAEDFGIDPETATYKYDTGGGRR from the coding sequence ATGTACGTCCGGGACGCCAAGAACCGAGAGGAGGTCTGGCTTCTCGACCAGATCGAACGCCTGGAACTCGACGAGACGGCGTTTCGTTCCCGGGACTACGTCGTCGCGCTCGACGAGGACTCGGGCGAGAAGGCCGGCTTCGGCCGGATCCGCATCCACAAGACCGACGACGGCGACGTCTGTGAGCTCACGAGCATCGGCGTCCTCGAGCGCTGGCGGGGCCAGGGCGTCGGCGCCCACGTGATCGAGCGGCTGATCGACCACGCGGGCGATCAGGGGTTCGAGACCGTCTACACGCTGGTGGGCGTGCCGAACTACCTCGTCCAGTTCGGCTTCGAGCCGATCGAGCGCGAGGAGCTACCCGACGTCCTGGAGGCACGCCTCGAGACCAAACGCGAGACGATCGAACCCGAGGCGATCCCCATGGCCCTCGACGCCGAGGAGTTCGAGATGCCCGATCGCTTCCGGGAGGCGTTCAAGCAGGCATCGCCGACCGCCACCGAGGAGGAGGCCGCCCGCGAGGAGGTCGACCCCGCGGAGGACTTCGGGATCGACCCCGAGACGGCCACCTATAAGTACGACACCGGGGGCGGCCGCCGGTAG
- a CDS encoding cupin domain-containing protein, with amino-acid sequence MGTTNANELEWTTLERGETFLKRKQLGEAAGGDRLGCSVYELPAGRLSWPYHYHTANEEAIFVLSGTGRLRLDGELLALTEGDYVTLPADERGAHRVINDSDGSLTYLAVSTMNEPDVTAYPDSEKIGVFVGSPPGGRGNREIHGYYRIDESVDYWTDEEDVETE; translated from the coding sequence ATGGGAACGACGAACGCGAACGAACTGGAGTGGACCACGCTCGAGAGGGGCGAGACGTTCCTCAAGCGAAAACAGCTCGGCGAGGCTGCCGGCGGCGACCGGCTCGGCTGCAGCGTCTACGAGCTCCCCGCCGGACGACTGTCGTGGCCCTATCACTATCACACGGCGAACGAGGAGGCGATCTTCGTCCTCTCCGGTACGGGACGTCTCCGGCTCGACGGGGAGCTACTGGCGCTCACGGAGGGCGATTACGTCACCCTCCCCGCCGACGAACGCGGAGCCCATCGGGTCATCAACGATTCCGACGGGTCGCTCACCTACCTGGCGGTTTCGACGATGAACGAGCCGGACGTCACGGCCTATCCCGATTCCGAGAAGATCGGCGTTTTCGTGGGATCGCCGCCGGGAGGGCGCGGGAACCGGGAGATCCACGGCTACTACCGGATCGACGAATCCGTCGACTACTGGACCGACGAGGAGGACGTCGAGACCGAGTAA